The genomic stretch ATCTGTGTGCCGCTGTTATTGCCGTACCCATTGCCAAACGTCTGGGATTGGGTTCGGTGCTTGGCTATCTGATTGCCGGGATCGTTATCGGCCCGCTAACAGGATTGGTCGGTTCCAATGCAGAAGCGATGCAAGAACTTCAGAACTTCGCCGAGTTTGGCGTGGTAATGATGCTGTTTCTGGTCGGCCTGGAACTGGAACCGCACATGTTGTGGGAAATGCGCAACCGTTTGCTAGGGCTGGGAGGCTTGCAGGTAAGCATTACGACTGCCCTGATTACCGGCGCGGCCTTGTTACTAGGGCTGTACTGGAGTGTGGCGCTGGCTATCGGCCTGATACTTTCACTGTCGTCGACAGCCATCGTGCTGCAAACCTTGAACGAGAAAGGCTTGACCAAAACGGATGGGGGGCGTGCCAGCTTCTCGATATTGCTATTTCAGGATATGGCCGTCATTCCCATACTGGCGCTGATACCGCTGCTGGCCTTACCAGAACTGACGAATGAAGCGGCTGCCCATACGCAAACGCAGGGTGAACATCTGAGTCTGGTCACGGGCTTGCCCGGTTGGGCACATGCGCTGGTTGTCATAAATGCTGTAGCGGCCATTCTACTCTGCGGGCACTTTCTGGCGCGTCCCCTGTTTCGTTTCATTGCCACCACGCGTCTGCCGGAAATATTTACGGCCAGCGCATTGCTGCTGGTAATCGGCATTGCCCTGCTGATGACACTGGTTGGGCTTTCCCCTGCACTGGGTACATTTCTGGCGGGCGTGGTGCTGGCGGATAGCGAGTTTCGCCATGAACTGGAATCAAACATCGAACCATTCAAGGGGCTACTGCTGGGTCTGTTCTTTATCACGGTCGGCGCAGGTATCGACGTTAAAATCCTGTTTGGTGACTTCACCACCATACTGGGGCTGACCTTGGGCGTGATGCTGCTCAAAGGCGCGGTGTTATTCGGCCTTGCACGGCTGTTCAGCCTGAAGCTGGGCGACAAATGGCTGTTTACACTGGGGCTGTCACAGGTAGGTGAATTCGGCTTTGTGTTATTGAATTTCTCTTTGGGGCAATATGTACTGCCCCCCGAACTGGCGCAAACCCTATCACTGGTGGTTGCCCTTTCCATGTTGCTGACACCTATCCTGTTTATTTTTTATGACAAGTTCATCCCGACACGTTTACAGAGACAGAATAATGCAGAAGCGGATGCCATCGACGAACAAGGCTCCGTCATTATCGCGGGCAGTGGCCGTTTCGGACAAATCGTCAACCGCCTGCTGATATCCAGTGGTATATCGACCGTGGTGCTGGATCACGAAGCCTCAACGATTGATATGCTGCGCCAGTTTGGCATCAAGAGCCATTATGGCGATGCTTCGCGACCGGATTTGTTACACGCCGCCGGTATCGAACAGGCAAGGGCACTGGTTATAGCCATCGACGACCAGAAGCGCACGGTCGAAATCGTTGAATACGTCAAGCGTCGTTACCCGCATATCAAAATTTTTGCACGTGCTTTCGACATCAAGCATGACTACACACTCAAGAAAAAAGGCGCGGATGTTGCCGTGCGTGAGGTGTTCAGCGGCTCCTTGCAAATGGGCGCTGAAGTCCTGAAAGCGCTGGGAATGCATCCGTTCGATGTGGAGAAAATGAGTCATGCTTTCCGCCGTCATGATCAGGCAGCCACGGAACAACTGTACGGAATCTGGGATCAGGATCCCGATATTATCAATAACCAGCTATTCATCACCCGCGCCCAGGAACACAGTGAAACGCTCAGGGAAATACTGGAAGTTGACCTACTGCAACTGCATGACTGCACTGAACGGGGCTGGACACCACCGCCCAAAGATTATGCGCAGAAGCTGGTTGATCAGCACCCAACATAATGGCTTACTTCACCATTTCCAGCTTGTTTCTACACATTTACTCCACTTTCTGGGTTTACCCTGACAGGTAATCCAGTCAAAACTCACCCATTAGGGGGTATCCATGAGCATACACAGTATTAACGGCTGCATCGGCTGTGAAGAATGCATCAAATCCTGTCCCACAGATGTCATACGTCTGGACCCGAAGACAAAAAAGGCGGTCATCAAATACGTGGCAGATTGCCAGATTTGTCATTTGTGCCGCCTGTATTGCCCGGTGGATGCCATCATTATCGCACCGGAAAAAACCATACCGGTGATTGTATCGTGGGGCTAACCATGCAGATTCATCCTAAAAAAATCGTTATCATTATTGCACTACTCATTTTCATCGCCTTGCCAGCACTCCTGTTTGCGCTGGGAAGCGCCCCCTCTCGTAGCCTGTTAAAAGATTCGCTCTCGCTCCTGACCGTCTTGGCCTTCTCTTTCATGCTGCAACAGCTTTTTCTCACGCGTAATTTTAAAGGCATCCAGGCATATTACAAGTTAAGCCAACTATCTAATATTCATAAATATATTGGCTATTTTGTTGTAACGGTTTTTCTGTTTCACCCTGTTTTGCTGGTCGTGCCAAGGTTCTTTGAAGCAGGCGTCAAACCGCTGGATGCCTTGATCACCCTTTTGACAACCTTTCAAAGTTTGGGTGTTGTGCTCGGCTTGATTGCTTGGGGTCTGATGCTCCTGCTGGGCATGACTGCCATCTTTCGCTACAAACTGGTGCAAAAGCTGGGCATTAAATACAAAGCATGGCGGCTGTTTCATGGCGCTTTGTCTGTCCTATTCATTTCGATAGCCAGTTGGCACGCCATTGAGCTTGGACGCCATGTCGATACCCTGATGGCAAGCTTCATCATGGTCTTCGCGGTCAGCGGGGCAGTGCTTTTAGTCAAACAATATGTATTAACCACGGAAAAACGCACAGGTGTAACGTCATGAGCAACCCAGAAGATAATCACGGTTTGTCACGCCGTCAGTTTTTAGGCTTAACCAGCGGTGTCGCAGGCATGGCAGCACTGGTATCCATGGGCATCCCACCCGGCTGGGCGGATAACACAACAGCAGTCGACCTCCAGAAACGAGCCGATAAAGCCTATGAAACGGATGTACTGGTGATCGGTGGCGGCATGGCGGGTCTGTTTGCGGCGGTCAAGGCACATGATGCCGGAGCCAAGGTTATGATGATTTCCAAAGGACGTCTCGGCGCATCCGGCCAAACACCTTTTGCAAAAGGCATGTTTGCTTATGATGAAAAGACCGCAAAGATGTCGCTGGATGAGTTTACCGCCGCCGTTTCCCGCTCAGCATTGGGAACCAATAACCCGGTCTATACCCGGCAAATGGCAGAACATTCACAGGCCAGAGTGAATGAGCTGAAGGAATGGGGATTTTTTGACTCAGTGCTTTATAACAAGCCGTTTAGCAAACCCATCACCGAACGCAATATTCCCTTAATCGAGCGCGTCATGATCACCCACCTGATCAAAGAAAACGGCAAAATAGCAGGAGCTGCCGGTTTTAGTCTGGATGCTGAACAAGTCATTACGTTCCACGCCAAAAGCGTCATTTTGTGTACCGGTGCGGGAGGCTTTAAACCCAACGGTTTCCCCATTTGCGACCTGACGCATGATGGCACTGTTATGGCCTACCATATTGGTGCAAAAGTCACCGGCAAGGAGTGGAATGACGGGCATCCGGGACAAGCCGACAATGCGGCAGCCTGTTTCGATGGCTGGCATGGCATGTTTGAGCGCAAACCCGATGTGACCGGGGTGGAAATACGCCATGATCTGGGGGTAGATTTAAATTATATCGCCTACGTGAACGGCAATCCTCTGGAGGGTGGCCCTCCCCCAGAACTGATGCGCAAGAATAAAGTAAAAGGTGGCCCCTACAAACCGGAAGGATTTGATCATTCATCGCCGCCTCCCGGTGGTGAAGCTGGCTTGGCAGGTGGGCCACCGCCACGCGGAGAAGGGCCACCAAGACACGGGCCACCACCCGGTGGTGAAGGTGGTCTGCCACCCGGCATGAGCCAAACACCTGTAGGCGGTTCTTCTGCTGGGATGGCAATCCACAAATCCGAAGGTCTGGTGCCGATTAATGACCAATGCGAATCCACGATTCCGGGGCTATACGCGGCTGGTGATGCATTGGGTTCCTATATGGCGGGTGCAATCTACACGCAGATAGGCTCATCATTGGCTGGTTCAGCGGTGCAAGGCGCGATTGCTGCACAAGCCGCCGCCCGATACTGCCAGAACACGCCAATGCCCACATTATCAGCAGCAACGCTAAGCACCATAAAAGCGGAAATACTAGCGCCATTAAAAAGAAAAGCAGGCTATGGCCCAGCTTGGGTAACCCAAACCCTGCAAGGCGTGATGATTCCCAACTTTGTGTTGTACATCAAAAAAGAGAGTATGTTGAAAGCAGCCTTGGCTTATATTGAAGAGCTGAGGGATCACCACATGCCCATGCTGAGAGCGGCGGATATGCATGAACTGCGCTTGGCGCATGAAACCGCCAACATGATTATCAGCGCCGAAATGAAGTTGAAAGCCTCACTGATGCGCACAGAAAGCCGCTGTAGCCACTACCGGCTGGATTATCCCGAACTGGACAATCAAAACTGGCAAGCATGGATCAATATCCATAAGGATGCTGAAGGCAATATGCAACTGGAAAAGCAGCCGTTTGGCAGTTGGCCGACACAAGCATAACCGGTATTTAAAGATGCGCTGAATCTGATGCTGTCCGGTAAGGATGGCATCGAGATTGTCCGTGAACTGTACAGTATTTGCGTGGCTCCCCCCCTTTCCGTTAACATTCTGCCCATGCTGCTTAAGCCCTGTTGAATATGCCCTATTCGGGGCATGGCAATTTTCACTAAACGGGATAAAATCCGAAGATGTCACAGTCGGCTGGATGAGGCAGGCGTCGCCATTTGCTACGGTTACAGAAACGTCTGAACCTTATCCAGTTGACACCCTACCCAAGGAAACACATGGACCCACAACCGAAAGACCCCCACACCGTCATCGTCAATTTACGTGATACCGAAGGCACGTATACCTGTGACATCAAGGCAGGCAAGCACCAAATGGTTGCCGATGAGCCGGTTCCACTGGGTGGTGACGACTTGGGTGCAGCGCCCTACCAATACCTGAAGGCCGCCTTAGGCGCTTGCACGGCCATGACTCTTCGCATGTATGCCGAGCGCAAGAAATGGCCGGTTGAAAACGTGATCGTCACCCTGCGCCACAGCCGCGATGCCAAAAAGCAAAGCATGTTTGAACGCGACATCCAGATCGTTGGCGAACTCACCGACGACCAGCGCGAACGCCTGCTGGATATTGCTGACCGTTGCCCGGTACACAAAACCCTGAGCAATGGTGTTACCATCCTAAGCAAACTCATTGATTAACCTGTTGAAGAGCCCTCATGTTGCACATCTACAATAGCCTGACTCGCCAGAAAGAAGTCTTTGAACCCATTCAACCGCGCCAAGTACGCATGTACGTGTGCGGCATGACGGTTTACGACTACTGTCACCTCGGCCATGCACGGGTCATGGTGGTGTTTGATACCGTTTACCGTTACCTCAAAACCAGCGGTTACGCGGTCGAATACGTGCGCAACATCACCGATATTGACGACAAGATCATCAAGCGTGCCGCCGAAAATGGCGAACCGATTGACGCCCTGACCCAACGTTTCATCGACGCGATGCACGAAGATGAAGACAGCCTGAGCGTGCTGCGCCCCGATGCGGAACCGCGTGCCACTGACAATATCCAAGAGATGCTCACCATGATCCAGACCTTGCTGGACAAGGGCATCGCCTATCAGGGCAAAAACGGCGATGTGTATTACGACGTCTCCCAATTTGAGGGTTACGGCAAACTCTCCGGGCGCAAGCTGGACGACTTACGTGCCGGTGAACGGGTTGCCGTTGACGAAGTGAAAGACGACCCGCTGGATTTCGTGCTGTGGAAAGCCAGCAAACCCGGCGACCCGGCATGGGATGCGCCGTGGGGAGCAGGCCGCCCCGGTTGGCACATCGAATGTTCCGCCATGTCGCAGAAACTGCTGGGTGATCATTTCGACATTCACGGCGGCGGCAGCGATTTGCAGTTCCCGCACCACGAGAACGAAATCGCCCAAAGCGAAGGCTGCACCGGGCACAAGCACGTCAATTACTGGATGCATAACGGCTTCATCCGCGTCAACGATGAGAAGATGTCCAAGTCGCTGAACAATTTCTTCACCATCCGCGAAGTATTGAAAGATTACAAAGCAGCGGAAGTGCGCTTTTTCATCCTCAATAGCCATTACCGTAGCCAGTTGAATTACGGCACGGATCAATTGGATGCAGCACGCGCCTCGCTGTCACGCTTATATACGGCTATCCGTGGTCTGCCTGAATCAGGCCCGGCAGCCTACACCTATTACGAAAATCGCTTTATCGCGGCGATGGATGACGACTTCAACACCCCCGAAGCCATGGCGGTGCTGTTTGAACTGGCGGGCGACATTAACCGCATCCGCAAAACCCAAAGCGATGCCTCAGCCGCCGCACTCGGCGCATTGTTGCAACGCCTTGGCAATGTCCTTGGGCTGTTGCAAGATGACCCGGAAAGCTGGTTCAAAGGCTCTGCCAATGCAGACGGGTTAAGCGATGACGCCATCGAAACCCTGATCCAGCAACGTCTGGATGCCCGCACCGCCAAACAATGGGCAGAATCCGACCGCATCCGCGACGAACTCAAGGCGCAAGGCGTACTTTTGGAAGATGGCGCGGGCGGCACAACTTGGAAACGAGCATAAACATGAACAAAATAACCATTATCGGCGCAGGCTTCGCAGCCCTAAGCGCCGTGCGCCAAGTGCGCAAACAAGATAAGAATGCGGAAATCACCCTGATTGCCCCGCTTGCCGAGCTGCACTACCTGCCGGGCATTATCTGGATTCCCAACGGCTTACGCACCCGCGAAGACTTGATTGTGCCCTTGGCCAACTTCTTTGGTCGCATGAACGTCAAGTTCCACCAAGGCAATGTCACTGGCCTACGCGATGGCGGACGAATCGTCGAAACCGACAACGGTGAAGTGGGCAATGACGGCTTAATCATTGCTTCCGGCGGCCGTTTCATCAAAAAACTGCCCGGCATCGAGCACGCTATCACGCCGTGCGAAGGCATCAGTGCAGCGGAAAAAATCCGGGATCGCCTGAAAGAAATGCAAAGCGGCACTATCGCCATCGGTTTCGCAGGCAACCCCAACGAACCCAGCGCGATGCGTGGTGGGCCAATGTTTGAGTTCCTGTTCGGCATTGACACTTTGCTGCGTCAGCAAGGCCGCCGCGACAAATTCCATCTGGTATTCTTCAGCCCTGCCCCGCAACCCGGCAACCGTCTGGGTCCCAAAGCCATGTCTGGCCTGTTGTCTGAAATGGGCAAGCGCGGCATTGAAACCCACCTCGGTCACAAAATGAAAAGCTTCACCGCTGAAAAAGTGACGACCGAAGGCGGCGAATTCAACGCTGACCTGATCCTGTTCATGCCCGGCATGACCGGCAACCTGTGGTTCGACAACACCACCCTGCCCCGTTCCGCTGGCGGTTTGCTGAAAGCTGACCAACATTGCAAGGTCGACGGTTGGGACAAGGTTTACGTCGCAGGCGATTCCGGCAGTTTCCCCGGCCCCGACTGGATGCCAAAGCAAGCGCACATGGCTGATTTGCAAGCCGCCGCCGCTGCCAAAAACCTGCTGGGTGAACTGAATGGCGGCGCGACCGATGCGACCTTCAAGGTTGAACTGGTGTGCATCGTCGACTCCGTAAACAAAGGGATGTTGGTATCGCGCACTGAAAAACGTTCAGTGGTATTACCCGCTTCCCGCGTATTCCATTGGGCGAAACGCGGGTTTGAATGGTGGTATTTGCGGCAGTACCGTTAATGCTCAAAGGCAAAAAGTGTACCAGAAAGAAAACCCTGCTCAGTTGGAGCAGCGGTAAAGATAGCGCATGGGCGCTGCATTTGCTTCAGCAAGACCCTGCCATTGAACTGGTTGGTTTATTTACCCTTATTGAGCAAAAACACAACCGGGCATCCATGCACGATACCAGCATTGACATGTTACATCGTCAGGCGGATGCAGCAGGTTTACCGCTAGAACTGGTCGTGCTACCAGACGAATGCAGCAATGAACAATACGATGCCATTATACAAGCATACATCGCCACAGCCGCCCGTAATCAGATTGAGTGCATGGCCTTTGGCGACCTGTTTGTGAATGAAATCCGTCAATACCGAGAACGGCAACTGCAAGGTAGCGGGATTAGCCCGCTATTCCCCTTGTGGGGCATGTGTACTCAATATCTGGTTGAAGCCATGCTATCGGCTGGGCTACACGCGCATATTAGTAGCGTTGACCTAAACAAACTCCCCGCACAGCTTGCTGGCCAACGTTGGTCTAAAGACGTGATTGCAGGCTTCCCTCATGATTGCCACCCGTGCGGCGAAAACGGTGAAATCCACACAGTGGTAGTGGCAGGCCCCATGTTCAAGAAGACCATTCCGGTCAATATTGGTGCGGTGATTGAGCGAGATGGGTTTGCTTATGCCGATATTATTCCTATAGGAGTGTAGCGATTGCTTTTGCAGCCCGACCACCATATTCACCCCTTCCCTTTTTTTGCGGTGGATGCCGCCTTTGCTGAGGAACAGTGTACGGTACTGGATAGCCTTTTTTCGCAAGATAATGCCTGGCAACATCGGGATGGTGCGTTTTACCGCTGTTCGCTGTCCGATGTTACCGCGAGGATTCCGGCAACGTTTCAACGCGAAATACTCGCCAGAATGCGTGACATTACCGGCTTGCCACTCGTCGAGCGTTTGCTGGTCACGGCACAACGAATGCTGCCCGGACAAGTGATTGGTATACACAGCGACCGCCCACTTTTGGGTTATGAACTTGCGCGGCTGGTGGTGCAACTCAATAAGGACTGGCAAGCAGAACATGGCGGTGTGCTGGAATTATTTGCTTCACCAGAGGGCGAAGTGATGTTCAGTGTTAACCCTGAATACAACAAAGCGTTTGGCTTTCTGCTGCACGCAGAGTCGTATCATGGTGTCACTGAAGTGACTGCGCCACGCCAAACTGTGGTTTTCAATTTCTGGCATGAGGCGAATACGCCCGAACTTGACGCGCATATTCAAGCCTTGTTTGCCAAGCTGCATTTCTCGGAATTACCGGCAG from Thiothrix litoralis encodes the following:
- a CDS encoding Dph6-related ATP pyrophosphatase; the protein is MVVFAAVPLMLKGKKCTRKKTLLSWSSGKDSAWALHLLQQDPAIELVGLFTLIEQKHNRASMHDTSIDMLHRQADAAGLPLELVVLPDECSNEQYDAIIQAYIATAARNQIECMAFGDLFVNEIRQYRERQLQGSGISPLFPLWGMCTQYLVEAMLSAGLHAHISSVDLNKLPAQLAGQRWSKDVIAGFPHDCHPCGENGEIHTVVVAGPMFKKTIPVNIGAVIERDGFAYADIIPIGV
- a CDS encoding OsmC family protein, with product MDPQPKDPHTVIVNLRDTEGTYTCDIKAGKHQMVADEPVPLGGDDLGAAPYQYLKAALGACTAMTLRMYAERKKWPVENVIVTLRHSRDAKKQSMFERDIQIVGELTDDQRERLLDIADRCPVHKTLSNGVTILSKLID
- a CDS encoding 4Fe-4S dicluster domain-containing protein → MSIHSINGCIGCEECIKSCPTDVIRLDPKTKKAVIKYVADCQICHLCRLYCPVDAIIIAPEKTIPVIVSWG
- a CDS encoding NAD(P)/FAD-dependent oxidoreductase, with amino-acid sequence MNKITIIGAGFAALSAVRQVRKQDKNAEITLIAPLAELHYLPGIIWIPNGLRTREDLIVPLANFFGRMNVKFHQGNVTGLRDGGRIVETDNGEVGNDGLIIASGGRFIKKLPGIEHAITPCEGISAAEKIRDRLKEMQSGTIAIGFAGNPNEPSAMRGGPMFEFLFGIDTLLRQQGRRDKFHLVFFSPAPQPGNRLGPKAMSGLLSEMGKRGIETHLGHKMKSFTAEKVTTEGGEFNADLILFMPGMTGNLWFDNTTLPRSAGGLLKADQHCKVDGWDKVYVAGDSGSFPGPDWMPKQAHMADLQAAAAAKNLLGELNGGATDATFKVELVCIVDSVNKGMLVSRTEKRSVVLPASRVFHWAKRGFEWWYLRQYR
- a CDS encoding 2OG-Fe(II) oxygenase; its protein translation is MLLQPDHHIHPFPFFAVDAAFAEEQCTVLDSLFSQDNAWQHRDGAFYRCSLSDVTARIPATFQREILARMRDITGLPLVERLLVTAQRMLPGQVIGIHSDRPLLGYELARLVVQLNKDWQAEHGGVLELFASPEGEVMFSVNPEYNKAFGFLLHAESYHGVTEVTAPRQTVVFNFWHEANTPELDAHIQALFAKLHFSELPAALDPIASDAEATLPEEVTFRAGTAAIALHRWGYDAATVVTGYQHSTGIVRCDSSNAETYAAVLLADWVAYLYRDSFDLVRWEILRGELEGMERFPRLMPTWQLCVPERGQFDVQSRLIHNTDS
- a CDS encoding ferric reductase-like transmembrane domain-containing protein translates to MQIHPKKIVIIIALLIFIALPALLFALGSAPSRSLLKDSLSLLTVLAFSFMLQQLFLTRNFKGIQAYYKLSQLSNIHKYIGYFVVTVFLFHPVLLVVPRFFEAGVKPLDALITLLTTFQSLGVVLGLIAWGLMLLLGMTAIFRYKLVQKLGIKYKAWRLFHGALSVLFISIASWHAIELGRHVDTLMASFIMVFAVSGAVLLVKQYVLTTEKRTGVTS
- a CDS encoding FAD-dependent oxidoreductase; translation: MSNPEDNHGLSRRQFLGLTSGVAGMAALVSMGIPPGWADNTTAVDLQKRADKAYETDVLVIGGGMAGLFAAVKAHDAGAKVMMISKGRLGASGQTPFAKGMFAYDEKTAKMSLDEFTAAVSRSALGTNNPVYTRQMAEHSQARVNELKEWGFFDSVLYNKPFSKPITERNIPLIERVMITHLIKENGKIAGAAGFSLDAEQVITFHAKSVILCTGAGGFKPNGFPICDLTHDGTVMAYHIGAKVTGKEWNDGHPGQADNAAACFDGWHGMFERKPDVTGVEIRHDLGVDLNYIAYVNGNPLEGGPPPELMRKNKVKGGPYKPEGFDHSSPPPGGEAGLAGGPPPRGEGPPRHGPPPGGEGGLPPGMSQTPVGGSSAGMAIHKSEGLVPINDQCESTIPGLYAAGDALGSYMAGAIYTQIGSSLAGSAVQGAIAAQAAARYCQNTPMPTLSAATLSTIKAEILAPLKRKAGYGPAWVTQTLQGVMIPNFVLYIKKESMLKAALAYIEELRDHHMPMLRAADMHELRLAHETANMIISAEMKLKASLMRTESRCSHYRLDYPELDNQNWQAWINIHKDAEGNMQLEKQPFGSWPTQA
- the cysS gene encoding cysteine--tRNA ligase, with product MLHIYNSLTRQKEVFEPIQPRQVRMYVCGMTVYDYCHLGHARVMVVFDTVYRYLKTSGYAVEYVRNITDIDDKIIKRAAENGEPIDALTQRFIDAMHEDEDSLSVLRPDAEPRATDNIQEMLTMIQTLLDKGIAYQGKNGDVYYDVSQFEGYGKLSGRKLDDLRAGERVAVDEVKDDPLDFVLWKASKPGDPAWDAPWGAGRPGWHIECSAMSQKLLGDHFDIHGGGSDLQFPHHENEIAQSEGCTGHKHVNYWMHNGFIRVNDEKMSKSLNNFFTIREVLKDYKAAEVRFFILNSHYRSQLNYGTDQLDAARASLSRLYTAIRGLPESGPAAYTYYENRFIAAMDDDFNTPEAMAVLFELAGDINRIRKTQSDASAAALGALLQRLGNVLGLLQDDPESWFKGSANADGLSDDAIETLIQQRLDARTAKQWAESDRIRDELKAQGVLLEDGAGGTTWKRA
- a CDS encoding monovalent cation:proton antiporter-2 (CPA2) family protein, coding for MDGFLFQAFIYLCAAVIAVPIAKRLGLGSVLGYLIAGIVIGPLTGLVGSNAEAMQELQNFAEFGVVMMLFLVGLELEPHMLWEMRNRLLGLGGLQVSITTALITGAALLLGLYWSVALAIGLILSLSSTAIVLQTLNEKGLTKTDGGRASFSILLFQDMAVIPILALIPLLALPELTNEAAAHTQTQGEHLSLVTGLPGWAHALVVINAVAAILLCGHFLARPLFRFIATTRLPEIFTASALLLVIGIALLMTLVGLSPALGTFLAGVVLADSEFRHELESNIEPFKGLLLGLFFITVGAGIDVKILFGDFTTILGLTLGVMLLKGAVLFGLARLFSLKLGDKWLFTLGLSQVGEFGFVLLNFSLGQYVLPPELAQTLSLVVALSMLLTPILFIFYDKFIPTRLQRQNNAEADAIDEQGSVIIAGSGRFGQIVNRLLISSGISTVVLDHEASTIDMLRQFGIKSHYGDASRPDLLHAAGIEQARALVIAIDDQKRTVEIVEYVKRRYPHIKIFARAFDIKHDYTLKKKGADVAVREVFSGSLQMGAEVLKALGMHPFDVEKMSHAFRRHDQAATEQLYGIWDQDPDIINNQLFITRAQEHSETLREILEVDLLQLHDCTERGWTPPPKDYAQKLVDQHPT